A region of Diospyros lotus cultivar Yz01 chromosome 3, ASM1463336v1, whole genome shotgun sequence DNA encodes the following proteins:
- the LOC127798024 gene encoding glycosylinositol phosphorylceramide mannosyl transferase 1-like: protein MTSALIAIRDAAAAADADGGGMYSPAKEKAANRGAYSGRSPLLHRRIRQLLGGGKAKLLISLFLLSFFALSASRLGVFMGWNPHFPASVSSPSRGCYTVLINTWKRNSLLKQSVAHYASCSGTDAIHVVWSESDPPSNTLKAYLKKIVLKQSQTAHKPNFKFDLNEGDNLNNRFKPIEDLRPDAIFSVDDDVIVPCHTLDFAFTVWQTAPRTMVGFVPRMHWVDDKKNGVASYKYGGWWSVWWTGHYSMVLSKAAFFHRKYLDMYTHEMPSSIHDYVTRERNCEDVAMSLLVANATSAPPIWVKGKIYEIGSSGISSLKGHSKRRNKCLNDFVSLYGTVPLVPTSLKAMDARHEWFW, encoded by the exons ATGACGTCGGCTCTCATCGCGATCAGAgatgccgccgccgccgccgatGCCGATGGCGGTGGCATGTACTCTCCGGCGAAGGAGAAGGCGGCGAACAGAGGCGCCTACAGCGGCCGCTCGCCTCTCCTGCACCGCCGCATCCGGCAGCTTCTTGGCGGCGGGAAGGCCAAACTTCTGATCTCGCTTTTCCTTCTCAGCTTCTTTGCTTTGTCCGCCTCCAGACTCGGTGTTTTCATGGGGTGGAACCCTCACTTTCCTGCTTCGGTCTCTTCTCCTTCCAG GGGTTGCTACACAGTCCTTATCAACACATGGAAACGGAATTCTCTTCTCAAGCAATCTGTTGCTCACTATGCATCCTGTAGTGGAACTGATGCGATACATGTAGTGTGGAGTGAAAGTGATCCACCGTCCAATACCCTAAAGgcttatcttaaaaaaattgtattgaaaCAATCACAGACAGCTCACAAGCCCAATTTCAAGTTTGATCTAAATGAGGGGGATAATTTAAACAATAGATTTAAGCCAATTGAGGACCTTAGACCAGATGCAATTTTCTCAGTAGATGATGATGTAATTGTTCCATGTCACACCTTGGATTTTGCATTTACTGTGTGGCAGACTGCTCCCCGCACCATGGTAGGATTTGTTCCTCGCATGCATTGGGTGGATGACAAG AAAAATGGTGTTGCATCCTATAAATATGGAGGATGGTGGTCGGTTTGGTGGACTGGCCATTACAGCATGGTTCTCTCAAAAGCAGCATTCTTCCACCGGAAGTATTTGGATATGTACACTCACGAAATGCCGTCATCTATTCATGATTATGTGACCAGGGAGAG AAACTGTGAAGACGTTGCAATGTCTCTGCTTGTCGCGAATGCCACTAGTGCACCCCCAATCTGGGTCAAAG GGAAGATATATGAGATCGGGTCATCAGGGATAAGCAGTCTAAAAGGGCATAGCAAAAGGAGAAATAAATGCCTCAATGATTTTGTCTCGCTGTATGGGACTGTGCCTTTGGTTCCAACCAGCCTAAAAGCCATGGACGCAAGACATGAATGGTTCTGGTAA
- the LOC127796182 gene encoding receptor-like serine/threonine-protein kinase At4g25390, giving the protein MPSRQIPPPPHSGYQNHRLPPVAGGVAASFSLLILFSLCFPKLKRAVPSDSKSPRQLSYSALRLATSSFSASRRLGRGGFGSVYRGTLDNQELAVKVMDSGSLQGEREFQNELLFAGKLDSDRIVSVVGFSMDRKRRRMLLAYELMNNGSLQDCLLHRKCAQLKEWKKRFAIAIDVAKALEYLHHYCDPPVVHGDIKPSNVLLDQDFNAKIGDFGLARLKSDDQCEVAVQNGGVEETESVATTTPESFLKLEVPGTSPEIRVEVSPETVKAAASPSSDLAGASPTTEDLEKANAPESRENDGAELRIVKDYVMEWIGSEVKNERPKIEEWIGVSSSSGVVGKSGTKKNKKRLDWWKMLDEEKTVKKEKRRPAREWWKEEYCEELARKNKKKKKQEGSAGDGNNTENWWPVDETLYVDGKKKKRTRSRSSFGSLDWWLEGLGGELRKARLNSHDSASGVSSTPSMRGTVCYIAPEYGGGGELSEKCDVYSFGVLLLVLIAGRRPLQVTGSPKSRFHRANLLSWARHLARAGKLLDLVDQSVHSLDREQALLCITVALLCLQKLPTRRPSMKKVLGMLSGELEFPQLPVELSPAPPSRIPLKSLKRVR; this is encoded by the coding sequence ATGCCCTCTCGCCAGATTCCGCCCCCACCTCACAGCGGTTACCAGAACCACCGTCTCCCTCCTGTTGCCGGCGGCGTCGCCGCATCGTTCTCCCTCCTCATCCTCTTTAGCCTTTGCTTCCCCAAGCTTAAGCGCGCCGTCCCTTCCGACTCCAAGTCCCCTCGCCAACTCTCTTACTCCGCCCTACGCCTCGCCACATCCTCCTTCTCAGCCTCCCGCCGCCTTGGCCGCGGCGGCTTCGGTTCCGTCTACCGCGGAACTCTCGACAACCAAGAATTAGCCGTCAAGGTCATGGACTCTGGTTCCCTCCAAGGCGAGCGAGAATTCCAGAACGAACTTCTGTTCGCCGGAAAATTAGACTCTGATCGCATCGTATCCGTCGTCGGCTTCTCCATGGACCGAAAAAGGCGACGTATGTTACTGGCCTACGAGCTCATGAATAACGGAAGCTTGCAAGATTGCTTGCTCCATCGCAAGTGTGCGCAGCTGAAGGAATGGAAGAAGCGGTTCGCTATCGCAATTGATGTAGCGAAGGCGCTCGAGTATCTCCACCATTACTGTGACCCGCCGGTGGTTCACGGCGATATAAAGCCGAGTAATGTACTGCTGGATCAGGATTTCAATGCGAAGATTGGGGATTTTGGATTAGCGAGGTTGAAATCGGACGATCAATGTGAGGTTGCGGTGCAAAACGGTGGCGTTGAAGAAACGGAGAGTGTGGCAACAACGACGCCGGAGAGCTTTCTTAAGCTTGAAGTCCCCGGGACGTCACCGGAGATTAGAGTTGAGGTGTCGCCGGAGACTGTAAAGGCTGCGGCGTCACCGAGCAGTGACTTAGCAGGGGCATCACCGACGACAGAGGATTTGGAGAAGGCTAACGCCCCGGAGAGTAGAGAGAACGATGGGGCAGAGCTCAGAATTGTGAAGGACTACGTGATGGAATGGATTGGTTCTGAGGTAAAGAATGAAAGGCCCAAAATTGAAGAATGGATTGGAGTTTCTTCGAGCTCTGGGGTGGTTGGGAAATCAGGgacaaagaagaataagaagcgGTTGGATTGGTGGAAAATGCTCGATGAGGAAAAGACggtgaagaaggagaagaggagacCTGCAAGGGAGTGGTGGAAGGAGGAGTATTGTGAAGAACTTGcaagaaagaacaagaagaagaaaaaacaagaagGGTCAGCGGGTGATGGTAATAACACTGAAAATTGGTGGCCTGTAGATGAGACTTTGTATGTTgatggaaagaagaagaagaggactAGGAGCAGGAGTAGTTTTGGTAGTTTGGATTGGTGGTTGGAAGGGCTTGGTGGCGAGCTGCGGAAAGCACGACTCAACAGCCATGACTCTGCCAGTGGTGTTAGCAGCACCCCAAGTATGAGGGGGACTGTTTGTTACATTGCCCCTGAGTatggcggcggcggcgaacTATCTGAGAAATGTGATGTTTATAGCTTTGGGGTTCTGTTGTTAGTTCTGATTGCTGGGAGAAGGCCGCTTCAGGTGACAGGTTCGCCCAAGTCTAGATTTCATCGTGCCAATCTTCTATCTTGGGCTCGTCATCTTGCACGTGCAGGGAAGCTCCTTGATTTGGTAGATCAATCAGTTCACTCTTTGGATAGGGAGCAAGCTCTTTTATGCATTACTGTTGCACTCCTCTGCCTACAGAAGCTGCCTACTCGCCGGCCTTCTATGAAGAAAGTGCTGGGAATGCTTTCTGGAGAGTTAGAATTTCCACAGCTACCAGTTGAGTTATCCCCTGCTCCTCCCTCCCGCATTCCACTCAAATCACTGAAGAGGGTCCGGTAA